A region from the Halomarina litorea genome encodes:
- a CDS encoding ABC transporter permease subunit, with translation MSLTAVAKKDFQDAARSRRLLALIAVFVLFVGGLAYFFAEIAGSGGGSSEQGALALIGSLLVPTAILLPAIGVLTGYRAVSNERETGSLKILLSLPHSREDVVFGKFLGRSVVVTLAVVVGFAVGGIVLAVLASTFSVVDYVLFTLMTILLGTTFVSVGVGLSAGIKSENLVVTIGIALVVLFTLLWQVLLVALMAIMSNFELGSQAFRADLTTFLAVLSPRQAYLLAFSALTELNESVPMGANNEAFWLNDWFGFVVLAFWLVVPLTLGYLRFRKADL, from the coding sequence GTGAGTCTCACCGCCGTCGCCAAGAAGGACTTTCAGGACGCGGCCCGGTCGCGTCGCCTGCTGGCGCTCATCGCCGTCTTCGTCCTGTTCGTGGGCGGACTGGCGTACTTCTTCGCCGAAATCGCCGGCTCGGGCGGCGGCTCCTCCGAGCAGGGTGCCCTCGCCCTCATCGGGTCGCTGCTCGTCCCGACGGCCATCCTCCTGCCGGCCATCGGCGTGCTGACGGGCTACCGCGCGGTGAGCAACGAACGCGAGACGGGGAGCCTGAAGATACTGCTCTCGCTGCCTCACAGCCGCGAGGACGTCGTCTTCGGGAAGTTCCTCGGGCGGAGCGTCGTCGTGACGCTCGCCGTCGTCGTCGGGTTCGCCGTCGGCGGCATCGTCCTCGCCGTCCTCGCGAGTACGTTCTCGGTCGTCGACTACGTGCTGTTCACCCTCATGACCATCCTGCTGGGGACGACGTTCGTCAGCGTCGGCGTCGGCCTCTCGGCCGGCATCAAGTCCGAGAACCTCGTCGTCACCATCGGCATCGCGCTCGTGGTGCTGTTCACGCTCCTCTGGCAGGTGCTGCTGGTCGCGCTGATGGCCATCATGAGCAACTTCGAACTCGGGAGCCAGGCGTTCCGGGCGGACCTCACGACGTTCCTCGCCGTCCTCAGCCCGCGACAGGCCTACCTGCTCGCGTTCTCGGCGCTCACGGAACTGAACGAGAGCGTCCCCATGGGCGCCAACAACGAGGCGTTCTGGCTGAACGACTGGTTCGGCTTCGTCGTCCTCGCGTTCTGGCTCGTCGTCCCGCTCACGCTCGGCTACCTCCGCTTCCGCAAGGCCGACCTCTGA
- a CDS encoding ABC transporter ATP-binding protein encodes MPAIQIDGVTKRFGDDVVALQNLDLTVEEGEIYGFLGPNGAGKSTTINVLLDFIRPTSGSARVLGMDAQAESTAVRQRVGVLPDGFHAYDRLTARQHMEFAIDSKNADDDPMELLERTGIADAADRKAGGFSKGMTQRMVLAMALVGQPDLLILDEPSTGLDPNGAREMRELIRQENARGATVFFSSHILEQVDAVCDRVGILREGQIVAEDTVEGLRASAGSGATLTVTVDEPTDAAVAAARDVPGVSNVTTNGNAIVVSIQDASKTTVLSAIEDTGVEVRDFTTEKASLEDLFVSYTEGGRDGRRDGADLEGEVRT; translated from the coding sequence ATGCCCGCCATACAGATAGACGGCGTCACGAAACGGTTCGGCGACGACGTCGTCGCCCTCCAGAACCTCGACCTGACCGTCGAGGAAGGCGAGATATACGGCTTCCTCGGCCCGAACGGGGCCGGGAAGTCGACGACCATCAACGTCCTGCTGGACTTCATCAGGCCGACCAGCGGGTCGGCCCGCGTCCTCGGGATGGACGCGCAGGCCGAGTCGACGGCCGTCCGCCAGCGCGTGGGCGTCCTCCCCGACGGGTTCCACGCCTACGACCGGCTGACCGCCCGCCAGCACATGGAGTTCGCCATCGACTCGAAGAACGCGGACGACGACCCGATGGAACTCCTCGAACGAACCGGCATCGCGGACGCCGCCGACCGGAAGGCCGGGGGCTTCTCGAAGGGGATGACCCAGCGCATGGTCCTCGCGATGGCCCTCGTGGGCCAACCCGACCTGCTCATCCTCGACGAACCCTCGACGGGGCTGGACCCCAACGGGGCCCGCGAGATGCGCGAACTCATCCGCCAGGAGAACGCCCGCGGCGCGACGGTGTTCTTCTCCAGTCACATCCTCGAGCAGGTCGACGCCGTCTGTGACCGCGTCGGCATCCTCCGGGAGGGTCAGATCGTCGCCGAGGACACCGTCGAGGGCCTCCGCGCCTCCGCCGGCTCCGGCGCGACGCTCACCGTCACCGTGGACGAACCGACCGACGCCGCCGTCGCCGCGGCCCGCGACGTACCCGGCGTCTCGAACGTCACGACGAACGGGAACGCCATCGTCGTGAGCATCCAGGACGCCTCCAAGACCACCGTGCTCTCGGCCATCGAGGACACCGGCGTCGAGGTGCGCGACTTCACGACGGAGAAAGCCTCCCTCGAGGACCTCTTCGTCTCCTACACCGAGGGCGGCCGCGACGGGCGGCGCGACGGTGCCGACCTCGAGGGGGAGGTGCGGACGTGA
- a CDS encoding NUDIX hydrolase, with amino-acid sequence MDEGTDRPDRPEAAVDRSGWRREWSRSVGARGVRAGYDRLRRPDGESRGTGWVEDRPAVAIVAKYEGQVVFVEEYRPRLRETVLTCPMGRVEAGESIEAAGRRELREETGFEAGRVESLGEHYPVAWLRKSRGVVVADDLEPGTQDRDDDEFVAVRLVPVEDALDRAREGVATGWTLLPLLLAREAGVLG; translated from the coding sequence ATGGACGAGGGGACCGACCGACCGGACCGACCCGAGGCGGCCGTCGACCGGTCGGGCTGGCGACGCGAGTGGTCACGCTCGGTCGGCGCGCGCGGCGTCCGCGCCGGCTACGACCGCCTGCGTCGACCGGACGGCGAATCGAGGGGCACCGGATGGGTCGAGGACCGCCCGGCGGTGGCTATCGTCGCAAAGTACGAGGGGCAGGTGGTGTTCGTCGAGGAGTACCGCCCGCGACTGCGCGAGACGGTGCTCACCTGCCCGATGGGGCGCGTCGAGGCGGGCGAGTCCATCGAGGCGGCGGGCCGGCGAGAACTGCGAGAGGAGACGGGGTTCGAGGCGGGGCGCGTCGAGTCCCTCGGCGAGCACTACCCCGTGGCGTGGCTCCGGAAGTCGCGCGGGGTGGTGGTCGCGGACGACCTCGAACCGGGGACACAGGACCGCGACGACGACGAGTTCGTCGCGGTGCGACTCGTCCCGGTCGAGGACGCCCTCGACCGGGCCCGCGAGGGCGTGGCGACCGGGTGGACGCTCCTGCCCCTCCTGCTCGCGCGGGAGGCGGGAGTGCTAGGGTGA
- a CDS encoding excinuclease ABC subunit C — translation MDGTAVRTRAGDLPREPGVYQFLSDDDVVLYVGKAVELRDRVRSYADPRSARIRRMVDRATTVDYAVTDTETQALLLEANLIKRHQPRYNVRLKDDKSYPLVQLTDHEFPRIEITRDPNEAATVYGPYTDKGRVEVVVKALRETYGVRGCSDHKFSNRERPCLDYDIGLCTAPCTGEIGEAGYLADVESVERFFEGETGVLADPLRREMEAASQDQQFERAANLRDRLAAVEAFHGGASAAVSDSGGGGGERAVDVLGVAVEGERATVARLRSERGQLVDRERHTMDVPDTDEPVAGVLSAFVPQYYAERELPDALLLPERPEDGEVTTWLEREGVAVRVPGAGREATLVDLALKNARRAVGGRDEGSDLADALSVTFPDLGRVERIEGFDVSHAQGKAVVGSNVVFVGGSPEKGDYRRKKLTERNDDYANMRELVGWRAIRAIEGRDDRPDPDLLLVDGGEGQLEAARDALDEVGWDVPAIGLAKREERVITHDGGFDWPSDAPHLHLLQRVRDEAHRFAVQYHQQVRDEVRTVLDDVSGIGPETRRRLLRRFGSVENVRAASVEDLTSVTGVGAKTAETLKRRL, via the coding sequence ATGGACGGGACCGCGGTGCGCACTCGCGCGGGGGACCTCCCGCGCGAGCCAGGAGTCTACCAGTTCCTGAGTGACGACGACGTCGTGTTGTACGTCGGGAAGGCCGTCGAGTTGCGCGACCGGGTGCGGTCGTACGCCGACCCGCGCTCGGCGCGCATCCGCCGGATGGTCGATCGGGCGACGACCGTCGACTACGCGGTCACCGACACGGAGACGCAGGCGCTCTTGCTGGAGGCGAACCTCATCAAGCGCCACCAGCCACGCTACAACGTCCGCCTGAAGGACGACAAGTCCTACCCGCTGGTCCAGTTGACCGACCACGAGTTCCCCCGCATCGAGATAACCCGCGACCCGAACGAGGCCGCCACGGTCTACGGTCCCTACACCGACAAGGGGCGGGTCGAAGTGGTCGTGAAGGCCCTGCGGGAGACCTACGGCGTGCGGGGCTGTTCGGACCACAAGTTCTCGAACCGCGAGCGCCCCTGTCTCGACTACGACATCGGCCTCTGTACCGCCCCCTGCACGGGCGAAATCGGCGAGGCGGGCTACCTCGCGGACGTGGAGTCGGTCGAACGCTTCTTCGAGGGCGAGACGGGCGTCCTCGCGGACCCGCTCCGCCGCGAGATGGAGGCGGCCAGTCAGGACCAGCAGTTCGAGCGGGCGGCGAACCTCCGGGACCGACTGGCGGCCGTCGAGGCGTTCCACGGCGGGGCAAGCGCCGCGGTCAGCGACTCGGGCGGCGGGGGTGGCGAACGCGCGGTGGACGTCCTCGGTGTCGCCGTCGAGGGCGAACGGGCCACCGTCGCCCGCCTGCGGAGCGAGCGCGGGCAACTCGTCGACCGGGAGCGGCACACGATGGACGTACCGGACACCGACGAACCCGTCGCGGGCGTCCTGAGCGCGTTCGTCCCGCAGTACTACGCCGAGCGCGAACTCCCGGACGCCCTGCTCCTCCCCGAGCGACCCGAAGACGGAGAGGTGACGACGTGGCTCGAACGGGAGGGCGTCGCCGTCCGGGTGCCCGGCGCGGGCCGGGAGGCGACGCTGGTGGACCTCGCGCTGAAGAACGCGCGGCGCGCCGTCGGCGGACGCGACGAGGGCAGCGACCTCGCGGACGCCCTCTCCGTGACGTTTCCCGACCTCGGCCGGGTCGAACGCATCGAGGGGTTCGACGTGAGCCACGCGCAGGGGAAGGCCGTCGTCGGGTCGAACGTGGTCTTCGTCGGCGGCTCACCCGAGAAGGGCGACTACCGCCGGAAGAAGCTCACCGAGCGCAACGACGACTACGCCAACATGCGCGAACTCGTCGGCTGGCGGGCTATCCGTGCCATCGAGGGGAGGGACGACCGACCCGACCCGGACCTCCTGCTCGTCGACGGCGGGGAGGGCCAACTGGAGGCGGCCCGCGACGCCCTCGACGAGGTCGGGTGGGACGTCCCCGCAATCGGCCTCGCCAAGCGCGAGGAGCGGGTGATAACCCACGACGGGGGGTTCGACTGGCCGAGCGACGCCCCGCACCTCCACCTCCTGCAGCGAGTGCGCGACGAGGCCCACCGGTTCGCGGTGCAGTACCACCAGCAGGTGCGCGACGAGGTGCGCACCGTCCTCGACGACGTGTCCGGTATCGGCCCGGAGACGCGCCGTCGGCTCCTGCGCCGGTTCGGGAGCGTCGAGAACGTCCGGGCGGCGAGCGTCGAGGACCTCACGAGCGTCACGGGCGTCGGCGCGAAGACGGCGGAGACGCTCAAGCGACGGCTGTGA
- a CDS encoding ERCC4 domain-containing protein: MRVDATVDDREPAGVVEAVREHPDVTGTGVRRLASGDIVLRPEATDGGRKRTGNGNGEPPTTAVERKTPRDFVQSAVGRHGSDLRDQLARLAAGADHAYLLVEGDVADVERATGLDGAAVTGTVASLMARSGVPVVFCGSRDRLVDLAVRLARKHAEAPGRRALPSGAVPSRAEPTAKRMYGTVDGIGPALATTLHEAYPTVESLLGASVEDLTELEGFGEGRARAVYEALRTPE; this comes from the coding sequence GTGCGCGTCGACGCGACGGTCGACGACCGGGAACCGGCGGGCGTGGTCGAGGCGGTCCGCGAGCACCCTGACGTGACCGGCACGGGCGTCCGGCGCCTCGCCAGCGGCGACATCGTCCTCCGACCCGAGGCGACGGACGGGGGACGGAAGAGAACGGGGAACGGAAACGGGGAGCCTCCGACCACCGCCGTCGAGCGCAAGACTCCGCGCGACTTCGTCCAGTCGGCCGTGGGTCGTCACGGGAGCGACCTCCGGGACCAGCTAGCGCGCCTCGCCGCGGGCGCGGACCACGCCTACCTCCTCGTGGAGGGCGACGTCGCGGACGTAGAGCGGGCGACGGGCCTCGACGGGGCGGCCGTGACCGGAACCGTCGCCTCGCTCATGGCGCGCAGCGGCGTGCCCGTCGTCTTCTGTGGCTCGCGGGACCGGCTGGTCGACCTCGCGGTCCGCCTCGCCCGCAAGCACGCCGAGGCCCCCGGCCGGCGGGCGCTCCCGTCCGGTGCGGTGCCCTCGCGCGCCGAACCGACCGCCAAGCGGATGTACGGCACCGTCGACGGCATCGGTCCGGCGCTCGCGACGACACTCCACGAGGCGTACCCCACCGTCGAGTCGCTCCTCGGGGCGAGCGTCGAGGACCTCACCGAACTGGAGGGGTTCGGCGAGGGCCGGGCGCGAGCGGTGTACGAGGCGCTCCGCACCCCCGAGTAG
- a CDS encoding DsrE family protein, whose translation MDVVFHCSSADTTAQDHALSNARNLLADDTVDTEAVAFVANGEAVRAFLEGSHVAGTVRDLVDEVRFVVCSNSLAGRDIDADRLLDGVETGSSGMGTLAELQAEGHHYVKVP comes from the coding sequence ATGGACGTCGTCTTCCACTGCTCCAGCGCCGACACGACCGCACAGGACCACGCCCTGTCGAACGCCCGGAACCTGCTGGCCGACGACACCGTCGACACCGAGGCGGTGGCGTTCGTCGCCAACGGCGAGGCCGTCCGCGCCTTCCTCGAGGGGTCGCACGTCGCCGGGACGGTCCGCGACTTGGTCGACGAGGTGCGGTTCGTCGTCTGCTCGAACTCGCTCGCGGGCCGGGACATCGACGCAGACCGACTGCTCGACGGCGTCGAGACGGGCAGTTCGGGGATGGGGACCCTCGCCGAACTGCAGGCAGAGGGCCACCATTACGTGAAGGTCCCCTGA
- a CDS encoding SPFH domain-containing protein has product MSGSRDSLFYKVGKALAEAEREMEGRSGSGSGARNRPSSSGAVSRPQPGSGGTGIGPDYDDGGDRPTPRWSRALLGVAGLVAVVGLLGFLPLSPAVLVGTVLFLVGLAALLDSIEIVQAYEKRALTVFGANQGLLSPGLHFVPPFVSRTYQFDMRTETMDVPRQEAITRDNSPVTADAVVYIRVVDAEKAFLGVDNYRRATSYLAQTSLRAVLGDMELDETLSRRDEINRRIREELDGPTDEWGVRVEAVEVREVKPSREVESAMEQQTSAERRRRAMILEAQGERRSAVESAEGAKQSNIIRAQGEKQSQILEAQGDAISTVLRARAAESMGERAIIEKGMETLAEIGQSPSTTFVIPQELTSLVGRYGKHLSGSDVRREGRSLEGQRFDAETREMLGLDDIAEILGEIEDVGGEQRRATTIEIADREAEPEPDAE; this is encoded by the coding sequence ATGAGCGGTTCCCGCGATAGCCTGTTCTACAAAGTCGGCAAGGCCCTCGCCGAGGCGGAGCGCGAGATGGAGGGCCGGTCGGGCTCCGGGTCGGGCGCACGAAACCGCCCCTCCTCGTCGGGCGCGGTCTCCCGCCCGCAACCCGGGTCCGGCGGCACCGGCATCGGTCCCGACTACGACGATGGGGGCGACCGCCCCACGCCGCGGTGGAGTCGCGCGCTCCTCGGCGTCGCCGGTCTCGTCGCCGTCGTCGGTCTGCTTGGATTCCTCCCCCTCTCGCCCGCCGTCCTCGTCGGGACAGTCCTCTTCCTCGTCGGACTGGCCGCGCTGCTCGACAGCATCGAGATCGTACAGGCCTACGAGAAGCGCGCGCTGACGGTGTTCGGCGCGAACCAGGGGCTCCTCTCGCCCGGCCTGCACTTCGTCCCGCCGTTCGTCTCGCGGACCTACCAGTTCGACATGCGCACGGAGACGATGGACGTGCCCCGGCAGGAGGCCATCACGCGGGACAACTCGCCGGTCACCGCCGACGCCGTCGTCTACATCCGCGTCGTGGACGCCGAGAAGGCGTTCCTCGGCGTGGACAACTACCGCCGCGCGACGTCCTACCTCGCCCAGACCAGCCTCCGTGCCGTCCTCGGCGACATGGAACTCGACGAGACGCTCTCGCGGCGCGACGAGATCAACCGCCGCATTCGCGAGGAACTCGACGGCCCGACCGACGAGTGGGGCGTCCGCGTCGAGGCGGTCGAGGTCCGCGAGGTCAAACCCAGCCGCGAGGTGGAGAGCGCGATGGAACAGCAGACGTCGGCCGAGCGCCGTCGCCGCGCCATGATTCTGGAGGCGCAGGGTGAACGTCGCAGCGCCGTCGAGTCCGCCGAGGGGGCCAAGCAGTCGAACATCATCCGCGCGCAGGGCGAGAAGCAGAGCCAGATCCTCGAAGCGCAGGGGGACGCCATCTCGACGGTCCTGCGCGCCCGCGCGGCGGAGTCGATGGGCGAGCGCGCCATCATCGAGAAGGGCATGGAGACGCTGGCGGAGATCGGCCAGTCGCCCTCCACGACGTTCGTGATTCCGCAGGAACTCACCTCGCTGGTGGGTCGCTACGGCAAGCACCTCTCGGGGAGCGACGTGAGGCGCGAGGGCCGGTCACTGGAGGGCCAGCGCTTCGACGCGGAGACCCGCGAGATGCTCGGACTCGACGACATCGCCGAAATCCTCGGGGAGATAGAGGACGTGGGCGGGGAGCAGCGGCGTGCGACGACCATCGAAATCGCCGACCGCGAGGCCGAACCCGAACCGGACGCGGAGTGA
- a CDS encoding glycosyltransferase family 4 protein, with protein sequence MPARDPTNRTVGMVYPSTGHGPTQRRRCDYGHPAHRGFADAVGADDHVVTFRSLPTPVRETFLTDVVSGAVAALPERDVYITENDAVLYAAPAIKRRYPDATVVHLAASDRLLGHTYVPRPDDARLRATKRRGNARVDTAVLQRICRHYCDGAIAVSEFARDRLRAVVGPEFPLGVAPPYIQPGPFVSLAEETPELDAPVAVMVGAWRDHKGVELLVEAWPRVRDRHPGAELHIVGPGHPAAYTETAGVTLRGYVESLADAFVGASLYVHPAHIEAFGVSVVEAMRAGLPAVVTETTGARSAVANVDDALVVPPTPRALADAVCEYFDAPLDRREELSRASRAASDPYSEEGKTRQFREAFARVVRAAT encoded by the coding sequence ATGCCCGCCCGAGACCCGACGAACCGGACGGTCGGCATGGTCTACCCCTCGACCGGCCACGGTCCGACCCAGCGCCGTCGGTGCGACTACGGCCATCCCGCCCACCGTGGGTTCGCCGACGCCGTGGGGGCCGACGACCACGTCGTGACCTTCCGGTCGCTCCCCACCCCCGTCCGCGAGACGTTCCTCACGGACGTCGTCTCCGGGGCGGTCGCCGCCCTCCCCGAGCGCGACGTCTACATCACCGAGAACGACGCGGTCCTCTACGCCGCGCCCGCCATCAAGCGGCGCTACCCGGACGCGACCGTCGTCCACCTCGCCGCCTCCGACCGCTTGCTCGGCCACACCTACGTCCCGCGCCCGGACGACGCGCGCCTCCGGGCGACGAAGCGTCGGGGGAACGCCCGCGTCGACACCGCCGTCCTCCAGCGTATCTGCCGGCACTACTGCGACGGGGCCATCGCCGTCTCCGAGTTCGCCCGCGACCGCCTCCGGGCGGTCGTCGGCCCGGAGTTCCCTCTCGGGGTGGCCCCGCCGTACATCCAGCCCGGACCGTTCGTGTCGCTCGCCGAGGAGACTCCCGAACTCGACGCGCCCGTCGCGGTGATGGTCGGAGCGTGGCGCGACCACAAGGGCGTCGAACTACTCGTGGAGGCGTGGCCCCGCGTCCGCGACCGGCACCCGGGAGCCGAACTCCACATCGTCGGGCCGGGCCACCCCGCCGCGTACACCGAGACGGCGGGCGTCACCCTCCGGGGCTACGTCGAGTCGCTGGCCGACGCCTTCGTGGGAGCGTCGCTGTACGTCCACCCCGCCCACATCGAGGCGTTCGGCGTGAGCGTCGTCGAGGCGATGCGGGCGGGCCTCCCCGCCGTCGTCACCGAGACGACGGGTGCCCGGTCCGCGGTCGCGAACGTCGACGACGCACTCGTCGTCCCACCGACACCGCGGGCGCTCGCGGACGCGGTCTGTGAGTACTTCGACGCCCCGCTCGACCGCCGTGAGGAACTCTCGCGGGCGAGTCGCGCGGCCAGCGACCCCTACTCCGAGGAGGGAAAGACCCGCCAGTTCCGCGAGGCGTTCGCCCGCGTCGTGCGCGCGGCGACCTGA
- a CDS encoding sulfite exporter TauE/SafE family protein codes for MSSHRYSHIQKTLLKHQHLLVGLAPVLFVASVFFAAPTPAETGADYWLNYWWLFPAFLAGATIVNTVGISGSAIFVPFLIFIYPLFAQPLTPETIVKVGLISEAFGLSSSSIAFIQYGLVDRRLALSLVGGSIPFVVAGALLSFVIPEVVFHTLLGVALLSAAFLLFKIDLDHDGSSESDDADAVAADGGAALPNDADKLGPAGVRTDDDGTVTRVDRDGDDYQYDRVGYLRRFANYSIGGTFQGLAGFGIGELGIISMLNTKVPVRVAIGTNHIVVALTAILASLVHVFGGGLVGGHALSLASTPWNMVVFTVPATVLGGQIAPYVSNALDTSTIKNFVGVLFAVISVALFLMALGGF; via the coding sequence ATGAGTTCTCACCGCTACAGTCACATCCAGAAGACGTTACTGAAGCACCAGCACCTGCTCGTCGGCCTCGCGCCCGTCCTGTTCGTCGCGAGCGTGTTCTTCGCGGCACCGACGCCCGCGGAGACGGGAGCGGATTACTGGCTGAACTACTGGTGGCTCTTCCCCGCGTTCCTCGCCGGGGCGACCATCGTCAACACCGTCGGCATTAGCGGGTCGGCAATCTTCGTTCCCTTCCTCATCTTCATCTACCCGCTGTTCGCCCAGCCACTCACCCCCGAGACCATCGTGAAGGTGGGGCTCATCAGCGAGGCGTTCGGCCTGTCGAGCTCCTCCATCGCGTTCATCCAGTACGGTCTCGTCGACCGCCGACTGGCGCTGTCGCTCGTCGGTGGGTCGATTCCGTTCGTCGTCGCAGGAGCGCTGCTCTCGTTCGTCATCCCCGAGGTGGTGTTCCACACGCTGCTGGGCGTCGCCCTCCTGTCGGCGGCGTTCCTCCTGTTCAAGATCGACCTCGACCACGACGGGTCGAGCGAATCCGACGACGCCGACGCCGTCGCCGCCGACGGCGGGGCCGCCCTGCCGAACGACGCCGACAAACTCGGTCCAGCGGGCGTCCGCACCGACGACGACGGGACCGTCACCCGGGTCGACCGCGACGGCGACGACTACCAGTACGACCGCGTGGGCTATCTGCGCCGGTTCGCCAACTACAGCATCGGCGGGACGTTCCAGGGACTCGCCGGCTTCGGTATCGGCGAACTCGGCATCATCTCGATGCTGAACACGAAGGTGCCCGTCCGCGTCGCCATCGGGACGAACCACATCGTCGTCGCGCTCACGGCCATCCTCGCGTCGCTGGTCCACGTCTTCGGCGGCGGCCTCGTCGGTGGCCACGCGCTCTCGCTGGCGTCGACGCCGTGGAACATGGTCGTGTTCACCGTCCCGGCGACGGTCCTCGGCGGCCAGATCGCCCCCTACGTCTCGAACGCACTCGACACGAGCACCATCAAGAACTTCGTCGGCGTCCTCTTCGCCGTCATCTCGGTCGCGCTGTTCCTGATGGCCCTCGGCGGGTTCTGA